The following nucleotide sequence is from Schistosoma mansoni strain Puerto Rico chromosome 4, complete genome.
AGAAAATCATTTACTTTGTCCCATAATGTCTTAAGATCCCTTTTCATAGCGTAGGCATCCTCACCGTCAGCGTAATACTTAGGTTCTATATCTGATACTCTGGAAAGGCTGGTCAAAAAGAAAGTAGTATTTACACAAAGTGTAGAGTTTTTTTGTAGAGAGTAAGAGCAGCTCTATTACTTTTTCGAACGTGAAGAGAGACATATCTAGCATGGAAATTTTCTACCATAGCTCTTGATGCCAGATTCATTAGCGTTTGAGCAATTCCTAATCGCCTATATGGTCGTTTGACTGCCAAAGAAGTAATATGTCCATAGGGGACGTCTTCTGGATCCTCTTCCCTATCCAGAGTTAATGTACAACGAATCCTTACATTTTTGCCAAGACATAGCCTACAATCTCTCCATTATCTGTTTCTGCTACATAAGATAATTGTGGCCATGATAAACCATGGTAAAAATAGTACTTCATTTGATAATTTTCCGGCAAGCAATCTAGATTGCAATCTCTCATGTTTAGCAAATCGGTTGGCTAGGCGGTAAATATAAATTGCAATTACAGCCTACTCTGGCATTCCTAACATTCATCTTCACGAAGCAACGTGACCTCCAAATCAAAAACAGCGGCAGTCCGTGACCTTTCCGAGAGCTATCAATTGACTGTTTCAATTGGTTGTAGATGGAATAGAAAAAGCTGTCGATCGACGAACTTTCATATCTAGTAGCAGCAGATCTTTGAACCTAAAGATATTTGGCAATCAAAGAAAAGaaatattattaaattgtagAGAGTTACATTCTTAGTTCTTGATAATATGTCCGCAGGTATTTTAGAGGATGTATAGAAGTGTTTAGGATTCTGTAAGTCATTGGAAGGTCACCTCTGAGACTCAGCAACCCGAATCAGTAAACGTTCAGTGacttgaggcgctcttcataaggcttgATCTTAAGTCCACGAACTGAGTTCATGGAtcgccgttggatacgttccagagtgccCTTATCATTTCAGAGTGAGGAGGAAAATACTATGGTTCCGTACTTTAAATAGCGACGGATAAAGCTAGCAGAAAATGCGGTTCAACGTTACCAGTGCAAGATTTGCTTGAGAGGCATTTTTGTCGCTTTTAGCTTATGACTTCAGACCTTAAGATACCAACACTCCTAGATCTTTTTCGACTTGCGACACCTCTGGAGGAAAGTTACCTAAGTTGTATTCGTAGTCTGCAAAATTTCTCAGATGGATTAATTTATACCTTGAAGTGCTAAAGGTAAGTCCATTGTTGCCTGcctaactttgaagtcgagttagattctcctgaagtgccagtttATCCTCTTCGTTGCAAACCATTCCTGAAACCGTACTGCTAGGTTGAAAAGAAGTTTATGGATAGTAGGTAGTCACGTAGACTCTCACACATCAGGGACTACACAAATTTTGAGGATATTGAGAGAAGTGCTACCGGTTAGTAGCTTTAAGGTTCGTTGCATTGACTTCCTTCGGAAATTGGTGTAAAGTGAGACAGCTTCCGATTTTCTGAGCCCGTGACGTTTGCATGTGGATAGGTACCCCTCtttctattgatagaagaaaccaacTGGTAGTGAACAGGTCTTTAGTTAGATCACGACTTAGGATACATTGGAGCGCCAGGTCGTCTGTTTAAACACACAAAGCTTTTCAACATTCAGcgtaagataatagggaatacaATCCCCATACAAAATAAAGAGGCGAATGAATACTTGAGCTCTTTTGCTTTGACATACATTTATATTTTTGAGTTCAACTCTTAACTAATCA
It contains:
- a CDS encoding putative n-terminal acetyltransferase complex ard1 subunit, encoding MNVRNARPTDLLNMRDCNLDCLPENYQMKYYFYHGLSWPQLSYVAETDNGEIVGYVLAKMEEDPEDVPYGHITSLAVKRPYRRLGIAQTLMNLASRAMVENFHARYVSLHVRKSNRAALTLYKKTLHFVVSDIEPKYYADGEDAYAMKRDLKTLWDKYGPADVPFKESKSKNTQ